A genomic window from Exiguobacterium acetylicum DSM 20416 includes:
- a CDS encoding glycoside hydrolase family 32 protein — MNQWTREARYRPLSDVDPSVYQAMKEEVRTSPWRFSYHIQPPTGLLNDPNGFVYHDGLYHLFYQWFPLGPVHGLKYWYHMTSKDLVHWFDEGAALIPNDDPDSHGAYSGSGFIKDDQVHIMYTGNKRDADWNRHTSQIVGHLRSDGRIEKHLPPAIPNVPEGYTEHFRDPKVFQDASGTWYCIIGAQRIDLTGCTVIYQSQDAEHWTFLGELQTNNPTFGYMWECPDYFELDGKGVLLFSPQGIEPDGTNYQNIFQSGYFIGEPLALPDLTFTHESFQELDFGFDFYAPQTTEAADGRRILVGWMGLPDISYPSDIYNWAHALTLPRELTIEQGQLRQRPVRELTQLRKETLFDETILFEQDVTIAEAEIFELMMTDLKLSSDSFRFSIRQDATEETVFHYDAVSRQFTIDRSRSGAEVPAETFGTSRSTVLTKDLHTLRLFVDRSSFELFLNDGEAVASGRIFPKASSRGIAFSGEATAHLSIFDLS; from the coding sequence ATGAATCAATGGACACGTGAAGCACGATACCGTCCCCTCTCGGATGTCGATCCGAGCGTCTACCAAGCGATGAAGGAAGAAGTTCGCACATCTCCTTGGCGATTTTCTTACCATATCCAACCTCCGACCGGACTTTTGAATGATCCGAACGGCTTCGTCTATCATGATGGTCTCTATCATTTGTTTTATCAATGGTTTCCACTCGGACCCGTACACGGGCTGAAGTACTGGTATCACATGACATCAAAAGACCTTGTACATTGGTTCGATGAAGGAGCCGCCTTGATCCCGAATGACGATCCTGATTCGCACGGTGCTTATTCCGGTAGTGGCTTCATTAAAGATGATCAAGTGCACATCATGTATACCGGCAATAAACGGGATGCGGATTGGAATCGCCATACGAGCCAGATCGTCGGTCATCTCCGCTCGGATGGACGAATCGAAAAACATTTACCACCTGCTATCCCAAACGTTCCTGAAGGATATACGGAACATTTCCGTGATCCGAAAGTCTTCCAAGATGCATCGGGTACCTGGTACTGCATCATTGGTGCACAGCGCATTGACTTGACGGGTTGTACTGTCATCTATCAGTCTCAAGATGCAGAGCACTGGACATTCCTCGGTGAATTACAGACGAACAATCCAACATTCGGTTATATGTGGGAATGTCCTGATTATTTTGAACTCGATGGAAAAGGTGTTCTCCTCTTTAGTCCTCAAGGGATTGAACCGGATGGTACGAACTATCAAAATATCTTCCAGTCCGGTTATTTCATCGGTGAACCGTTAGCTTTACCCGACTTAACATTCACACACGAATCGTTCCAAGAACTCGATTTCGGATTTGACTTCTACGCGCCACAAACAACTGAAGCGGCAGATGGTCGACGGATTCTTGTTGGTTGGATGGGGTTACCGGATATTAGTTATCCTTCTGACATCTATAACTGGGCACATGCTTTGACATTGCCACGTGAATTAACGATCGAACAGGGACAACTTCGTCAACGACCTGTCCGTGAACTGACACAGCTACGAAAAGAGACACTGTTTGACGAAACGATTCTTTTCGAGCAAGATGTGACGATTGCGGAAGCCGAGATTTTCGAACTCATGATGACAGACTTGAAGCTGTCGTCCGACTCGTTCCGCTTCTCGATTCGTCAAGACGCTACAGAAGAGACGGTATTCCACTACGATGCTGTATCACGTCAATTTACGATCGATCGAAGCCGTTCAGGCGCGGAAGTCCCTGCTGAAACATTTGGTACATCGCGGTCGACTGTCCTTACAAAAGACTTGCATACATTACGTTTGTTCGTAGATCGTTCTTCATTTGAACTTTTCCTGAACGATGGAGAAGCCGTTGCATCTGGACGCATCTTCCCGAAAGCATCCAGTCGTGGGATCGCCTTCTCTGGTGAAGCGACTGCCCATCTATCCATTTTTGATTTATCTTAA
- a CDS encoding diguanylate cyclase domain-containing protein — protein sequence MSKPSLRFDILLAGLISLLFFSMTLGLTFFISQHATNRLHSEVGMNLSTTAHQLSDKLDHYMWSRYAEVKLLGSLSTIQQTEQKTETRRTLEELQRQIPDFSWIGRLDTEGNVVASTNQILEGTSIKERPVFQQALSQPFIGDVHEAVLLAKLLPNPSGEPLQFVDISTPLYDQGRFSGVLATHLSFEWAKAIEQSFQSATSSLQQVDVFIISQDRKTILLGPSGWSGKTLPDSVTLTSNASATASWQGKEFVSGQSTSRGYKDYDGLGWTVLVRQPTSIAFADADALRQTIFIAGLIASFVTAVLGWMLAKLLTRPLLKITHAAQQMQDDPSKSLPNHRGIREIETLTDALQRLIHRLLHTEQEKLTFERLSQRDSLTGLANRNGLAQYIEQLPAETHSIYLCLDLDGFKSVNDTYGHALGDLLLIEVSQRLEQLLPPGGFVARLGGDEFIIVLTTQSLTEARYLGEQWIAHVSMPYHLEEQTVHIGMSIGVAEQVTGESLEQVMHHADLALYRSKQNGRGCMSVH from the coding sequence ATGTCCAAACCCTCACTTCGCTTTGATATTTTGTTAGCGGGATTGATTTCCCTGCTATTTTTTAGCATGACGCTCGGATTAACTTTTTTCATTAGTCAACATGCAACAAACCGACTCCATTCGGAAGTCGGGATGAATCTGTCAACGACCGCTCACCAACTATCTGATAAGCTTGATCATTACATGTGGTCACGTTATGCCGAAGTAAAATTGCTGGGTTCCTTATCAACGATTCAACAAACAGAACAAAAAACAGAAACGCGACGGACACTCGAAGAGTTACAACGGCAGATTCCTGACTTTTCTTGGATTGGTCGATTAGATACGGAAGGTAACGTCGTTGCGTCAACGAACCAGATTCTTGAAGGAACGTCGATCAAGGAACGCCCTGTCTTCCAACAAGCCTTATCACAACCATTCATCGGGGATGTCCATGAAGCTGTCCTACTCGCAAAATTATTGCCGAACCCAAGCGGTGAGCCACTCCAATTCGTCGATATTAGTACACCTTTATATGATCAGGGTCGATTTTCTGGTGTCCTCGCAACACATCTCAGTTTCGAATGGGCAAAAGCGATTGAACAAAGCTTTCAGAGTGCTACTTCCTCTCTCCAACAAGTCGATGTCTTCATCATTAGTCAAGATCGAAAAACGATTTTACTTGGACCAAGCGGATGGAGCGGTAAAACATTACCCGATAGCGTAACGCTGACTTCGAATGCTTCTGCGACCGCTTCCTGGCAAGGGAAAGAATTTGTCTCTGGTCAAAGCACAAGCCGAGGTTACAAGGATTACGATGGCTTAGGTTGGACGGTTCTCGTACGTCAACCGACTTCGATTGCGTTCGCTGATGCCGATGCTTTACGTCAAACGATTTTCATCGCTGGTTTGATTGCCTCTTTCGTTACAGCCGTACTTGGCTGGATGTTAGCGAAGCTATTGACACGACCATTATTAAAAATCACGCATGCCGCACAACAGATGCAGGATGATCCATCAAAATCACTCCCGAATCATCGTGGAATCCGAGAAATCGAGACACTGACGGATGCCTTACAACGACTGATTCATCGCTTGCTACATACCGAACAAGAGAAATTAACGTTTGAACGCTTGTCACAACGCGATAGCCTGACTGGTCTCGCGAACCGCAACGGTCTCGCTCAATACATCGAACAATTGCCTGCAGAAACGCATTCTATCTATCTTTGCCTTGATTTAGACGGCTTTAAATCAGTCAATGATACGTATGGTCACGCGCTAGGTGATCTCCTGCTGATCGAAGTCAGTCAACGTCTCGAACAATTGCTTCCACCGGGTGGATTCGTGGCTCGTCTGGGCGGCGATGAGTTCATCATCGTCTTGACGACTCAATCCTTAACAGAAGCACGATACTTAGGTGAACAATGGATCGCTCACGTCTCGATGCCGTATCACTTAGAAGAACAAACCGTCCACATCGGGATGAGTATCGGAGTCGCCGAACAGGTGACAGGAGAATCACTCGAACAAGTCATGCATCATGCTGATTTAGCGCTCTATCGTTCGAAGCAAAACGGTAGAGGATGTATGTCCGTTCATTGA
- a CDS encoding GNAT family N-acetyltransferase, which translates to MILFEQVTHDHFPIIQSLYASVPEYALLEERVLPLSDSTLQEEFLNPDTVSLIGYVDGEPVLLIDYLPKHPKDGTPWIGLFLMDASQHGTGISSRLLSAFCDRFLSQEPHIHLAVLPDNLRARRFWEKHDFRYVRTSFSNREQLVDVYVYDVSKNK; encoded by the coding sequence ATGATTCTTTTTGAACAAGTAACACATGATCACTTTCCGATCATCCAATCGTTGTACGCGAGCGTTCCTGAATATGCGCTCTTAGAAGAACGAGTGCTTCCGCTCTCTGATTCGACCTTACAGGAAGAGTTTTTAAATCCCGATACCGTATCGCTGATTGGATATGTGGACGGAGAACCCGTCTTACTGATTGACTACCTACCGAAGCATCCAAAAGACGGTACACCTTGGATCGGTTTATTCTTAATGGATGCTTCTCAACACGGTACGGGAATTAGCAGTCGGTTACTATCCGCTTTTTGTGATCGATTCCTAAGTCAGGAACCTCACATTCATCTCGCGGTCTTACCTGATAATTTAAGAGCCCGTCGTTTTTGGGAAAAACACGATTTCCGCTATGTGCGAACGAGTTTCTCGAACCGCGAACAACTCGTAGACGTCTACGTGTATGATGTAAGTAAAAACAAATGA